GTTAGTTTTCCGGTCGCTCCTGTCCAGCTGTCCTACTCTTATTTGCTTTTTAAATTTTAGTTGCAAGCAAGCAAAAAGTTTTGGTAAATTCGTTTTTTTGGAAAGAAACAAACTGAAAAACATGGTGTTTGAAAATTTGCGTACTCACAATCTAGTGAAACAGATCAATGACAAACTTGATTAACACCATGAACCGACCTCCTTGATCTTAATTTAAAAGAGATGAACATAGGCACATTGTTTGCAAGTAAACATTAAGGTTGCTGTTAAGTTTAGTCACTGTTGTCAATAGCGAATATAGCGTTTGCTATCACCATAGttgtcgatagcgaatagcgacagatagcgacaaggcacctataggctacgtagtgaatagcgacaaatagtggtcgctattttataaatagcgattacactagaaaaagacttttgaaaatactagCATTCCGAGCTCCCCAGGGGTTAGGGAGTCTTCCCCCAAGTTCGGAAACAGCGAAACTCCGCAGCTACAGACAAGACGGCTATAAGGACTCGCCCTTAAAAGAGGGGGAGGGGGTTCGGGGGAGGGGGAGATGAAATCTCACCACTCCAACCGGGAAATCCCTCCGAAAACTCCGGGCGGCTAACCTCTAGTGACTTTGTCCCAAGAGACAGCCTTGCCAAACGACCGATGGTTCTCCACATATATttatattacatcaaaatactcttgtatatatgttattttacatgtatatttaacaaaaactaaTAGTTAGTCACTGTTCATAGTGAAGCGACCATATCTCGCAACCTGATAATTAGCGACTCTATAGCGTGAATATAGCAgaattttagttttttatttattttttgcttTAATATACAATAGCGATGCccatttgggtttttttttagtATAACTATTTATTATAAATAGCCTGTTTAGATTAAAAATATAGCGTATTTTGATAAATATGCCTATAAAatatttctaaattttttttctagtgtatAGCTAAACATGAAATAGCGGAAATAGCTCCTGCTATCGCTATCGTCTGCTATttgctattgacaactatgagtTTAGTTGAGAATTATGAGGATGCATCAAAATATTCCAAAATCCATATATTAAATTTTAAGTTGTATttgatataaataaaaaatatagcaGTTGCGGAGATTATTGTTTATATCTTATTGTAAGAGTTCTGTATATAACTTTGTTAGAAGTTAAGACCTAAACTTTTATCTTGCACCGTGAAAATACTTTTGTAATTACTTTGTTATTTCAGAAATAATTTGTAATTACTTTGTTATTTCAGAAACGCAAAGCAGATACCACCAACAGAACGATTTCAGAGGGTGATGTAACCACAAGCAGGTAATTCTTTTCTCGAGCAACTGAAACTGGCTTGTATTTGCCATAGTTTTATCCCGAATcattatatatgaaaaaaaaaacaaagaatatTGTTTTGAAAATCTTTCTCTGCTTTGAGCGTCATATACTTGATTTTGTTGGTCAGTTGACATGGTTTCTTTTGCTGTATAGGTATATAATGCACGGCTTAAAAACAcgtgaaaagaagaaagaggaaGACGCGGACATGCATGTAGCACGTTCAATAAtgcaaaacagaaagtttagtaTATCTGGTCAGGCGGATGATGAATATGATTATGATGACGGACCTAAGAAAAAGAAACGAGGTAAAGGCGACAATGGTGCTCCTAAGTCAACCGGAAATACCCGTTTTGAAAAAGGCATATTAACCCAGAAAGAACGCTGCAACTTTTGTTTTGAAAATCCTAAGAGGCCACGTCATCTAGTTGTAGCAATCGCCAATTTCACATATTTAATGTTACCTCCGTGGCAGCCTGTTGTACCAGGACATTGTTGCATATTGCCCATGCAGGTTAGTTTTTGTCACACTCAACTTTCTTatagagtaaagtacacagatggtccctttggtttaccaaaatttgaattttgtgcctagcttttcaaaagtacatggatggtccctgcggtttgtactttgtaacacatttagtctccacacaacaaattaaaggtcatagcatgtccaagttagagactaaatgcattacaaagtgTAAACaacagggaccatttgtgtacttttggaaaaaagcTGGGGACTAAGTACGATACAaagtacaaaccacagggaccatttgtgtacttttggaaagctagggaccaaattgaaaattttggtaaaccagagggaccatctgtgtactttactttttcttttatttacacTCTGGATTAATGTTGAGtggtattgtaatttttttttttatgtagCATGAGTTGGCAACGAGAAGTGTGGATGATAACGTGTGGGACGAGATACGCAACTTCAAGAAGTGTCTTCTAATGATGTTTGCGAAACAAGAGAAGGAGGTCGTATTTCTTGAAACGGTGATGGGGCTCGCAAAGCAGAGCCGACATTGTATGATAGAATGCATACCTTTGCCTCCAGATGGTGGTAAACAGGCCGCTCTTTATTTTAAGAAGGTTTGTCCACTGTTTTCGTTTATTTCTGAAGTTACTTTCCTGAACATGGAATACGAGTACAAAGTGACATTATTATTAGCgtaaattgcattttacgtcCTTTAAGTTTCAGCAAAATTTCAAACGTTGTCCTTTAACTAACGAAATTACAGCGAATGTCCTTTATGTTCTAATTtctttacaggcggtgtcctttctccctaaaaaatttcaaaaataaagGACAACCGCAATTAAAAATAAAGGACAACTGTTGTAAAGAAATTACAACATAAAGGACATATGTTGTAATTTCGTTAGTTAAAGGACAGTGCCTGAAATTTTGCCGAAACTTAAAGgacgtaaaatgcaatttacccttattattaaatgtatttttttattctaattTTAAACCGGTTGGTGGGTAGACCTTTTGAGTCAAATGGGCTAAACAGGTCAACTTAAACATGTTAGATATGACAACCCAAAACCTGATTAATTTGCATACTGATGAAAGATTACAATAGTCTTTTGGATTTTTCATGAATGAACCAAAGAAGACAATGAGGATATTTGTTATTGTTTGCAGGCAATTGATGAAGCCGAAGATGAATGGAGCCAACACAATGCCAAGAAATTAATCGACACAAGTGTAAAAGGGTTGCGACACTCGATACCAGAAGACTTTCCATACTTCCATGTGGAGTTTGGTTTGAAGAAAGGGTTTGTTCACGTTATCGATGA
The Helianthus annuus cultivar XRQ/B chromosome 6, HanXRQr2.0-SUNRISE, whole genome shotgun sequence genome window above contains:
- the LOC110878616 gene encoding CWF19-like protein 2 isoform X2, which codes for MDTERDSKKGTPDRHHTKMRMPRPDDFLFWGKRKNQNMSVKDAGVISYALSSMQKFTNDGSFMQQFKSQQQQQEKQNDDSCTDRNTHIMPDVSKSKEPLSSTADVKPALSANQLAAKAMQLRLKGKHDEADKLLKRKADTTNRTISEGDVTTSRYIMHGLKTREKKKEEDADMHVARSIMQNRKFSISGQADDEYDYDDGPKKKKRGKGDNGAPKSTGNTRFEKGILTQKERCNFCFENPKRPRHLVVAIANFTYLMLPPWQPVVPGHCCILPMQHELATRSVDDNVWDEIRNFKKCLLMMFAKQEKEVVFLETVMGLAKQSRHCMIECIPLPPDGGKQAALYFKKAIDEAEDEWSQHNAKKLIDTSVKGLRHSIPEDFPYFHVEFGLKKGFVHVIDDESQFKSNFGVNVIRGMLQLPAEDMHRRNKYDSIDTQKEAVANFTRDWEPFDWTKQLD